One region of Streptomyces subrutilus genomic DNA includes:
- a CDS encoding DUF721 domain-containing protein yields the protein MSDQDKEPRDESRRAPEPSGVDLARQALAAAREQARARGNAAGGRKRQQGPGLRSGARADGRDPMPLMAALDRLRTERGWEMPMAVAGVMERWPEIVGPDIAAHCEPERYEDRELMVRCDSSAWAAQLKLLAPQLVARLNADLGQGTVRLIKVRGPGGGRPKGYGPWRAPGSTGPGDTYG from the coding sequence GTGAGCGATCAGGACAAGGAACCGCGGGACGAGTCCCGCAGGGCCCCGGAGCCCTCCGGGGTGGATCTGGCCCGGCAGGCGCTGGCCGCGGCGCGGGAGCAGGCCCGGGCCCGGGGGAACGCGGCGGGCGGCCGCAAGCGCCAGCAGGGTCCGGGGCTGCGCTCGGGCGCGCGGGCGGACGGCCGGGACCCGATGCCGCTGATGGCGGCGCTGGACCGGCTGCGCACGGAGCGCGGCTGGGAGATGCCGATGGCGGTGGCGGGCGTGATGGAGCGCTGGCCCGAGATCGTCGGGCCGGACATCGCGGCGCACTGCGAGCCGGAGCGGTACGAGGACCGTGAGCTGATGGTCCGGTGCGATTCCTCGGCGTGGGCGGCGCAGCTGAAGCTGCTGGCCCCGCAGCTGGTCGCGCGGTTGAACGCGGACCTGGGGCAGGGGACGGTCCGGCTGATCAAGGTACGGGGCCCCGGCGGCGGCCGGCCGAAGGGCTACGGGCCCTGGCGGGCGCCTGGCAGTACGGGTCCGGGGGACACGTACGGGTAG
- the recF gene encoding DNA replication/repair protein RecF (All proteins in this family for which functions are known are DNA-binding proteins that assist the filamentation of RecA onto DNA for the initiation of recombination or recombinational repair.): MHVSHLSLADFRSYARAEVPLDPGVTAFVGPNGQGKTNLVEAIGYLSSLGSHRVSSDAPLVRMGADRAIIRAAVTQGERQQLVELELNPGRANRARINRSSQVRPRDVLGIVRTVLFAPEDLALVKGDPGERRRFLDELVTARSPRMAAVRSDYERVLKQRNTLLKSAAMARRHGGRSMDLSTLDVWDQHLARVGAELLAQRLDLIATLLPLADKAYEQLAPGGGPLGLAYRSSAGEPVDSGSARSREALYEVLLAALAEVRRQEIERGVTLVGPHRDDLLLRLGELPAKGYASHGESWSYALALRLASYELLRSEGAEPVLILDDVFAELDARRRERLAELVAPGEQVLVTAAVDDDVPGVLAGARFGVSGGEVTRL; this comes from the coding sequence ATGCACGTTTCGCATCTCTCGCTGGCCGACTTCCGCTCGTACGCCCGGGCCGAGGTTCCCCTCGACCCGGGCGTCACGGCTTTCGTGGGTCCCAACGGCCAGGGGAAGACCAACCTCGTCGAGGCGATCGGCTACCTGTCGAGCCTCGGCAGCCACCGGGTCTCCTCGGACGCGCCGCTCGTACGGATGGGCGCGGACCGGGCGATCATCCGCGCGGCCGTCACCCAGGGCGAGCGCCAGCAGCTGGTCGAGCTGGAGCTGAACCCGGGCCGGGCCAACCGGGCCCGGATCAACCGGTCCTCGCAGGTCAGGCCGAGGGACGTGCTGGGGATCGTCCGGACGGTGCTGTTCGCGCCGGAGGACCTGGCACTGGTGAAGGGCGACCCGGGCGAGCGGCGCCGGTTCTTGGACGAGCTCGTCACGGCCCGCTCGCCGCGGATGGCGGCGGTCCGCTCGGATTACGAGCGGGTGCTGAAGCAGCGCAACACCCTGCTGAAGTCGGCGGCGATGGCCCGCCGGCACGGCGGCCGGTCGATGGACCTGTCGACCCTGGACGTGTGGGACCAGCACCTGGCGCGCGTCGGCGCGGAGTTGCTGGCGCAGCGCCTCGACCTGATCGCGACGCTGCTGCCGCTGGCGGACAAGGCGTACGAGCAGCTCGCGCCCGGCGGCGGACCGCTGGGGCTCGCCTACAGGTCCTCGGCGGGCGAGCCGGTGGACAGCGGGTCGGCGCGGAGCCGCGAGGCGCTCTACGAGGTGCTGCTCGCGGCCCTGGCGGAGGTGCGCAGGCAGGAGATCGAGCGGGGTGTGACGCTGGTCGGTCCGCACCGCGACGACCTGCTGCTGCGGCTGGGCGAGCTGCCGGCGAAGGGATACGCGAGCCACGGGGAGTCGTGGTCGTACGCGCTGGCCCTGCGGCTGGCCTCGTACGAGCTGCTGCGCTCGGAGGGCGCGGAGCCGGTGCTGATCCTGGACGACGTCTTCGCGGAGCTGGACGCGCGGCGGCGGGAGCGGCTGGCCGAGCTGGTCGCGCCGGGCGAGCAGGTGCTGGTGACGGCGGCGGTGGACGATGACGTTCCGGGTGTGTTGGCGGGGGCGCGGTTCGGGGTGTCCGGCGGTGAGGTGACCCGGCTGTGA
- the gnd gene encoding phosphogluconate dehydrogenase (NAD(+)-dependent, decarboxylating) yields the protein MELGLVGLGKMGGNMRERIRRAGHTVIGYDRNPDLADVHSLRELVDGLQAPRVVWVMVPAGAATQSTVDELAELLSPGDIVVDGGNSRWTDDEKHAEELKAKGIGFVDCGVSGGVWGLENGYALMYGGDKEHVATVQPIFDALKPEGEFGAVHAGKVGAGHFAKMVHNGIEYAMMQAYAEGWELLEKVDSVTDVREVFRSWQEGTVIRSWLLDLAVNALDEDEHLEQLRGFAQDSGEGRWTVEAAIDNAVPLPAITASLFARFASRQDDSPQMKMIAALRNQFGGHAVEKK from the coding sequence ATGGAGCTTGGTCTCGTCGGTCTCGGCAAGATGGGCGGCAACATGCGCGAGCGCATCCGCCGCGCAGGCCACACCGTCATCGGATACGACCGCAACCCGGACCTCGCCGATGTCCACAGCCTGCGGGAGCTTGTGGACGGTCTGCAGGCCCCCCGCGTGGTGTGGGTCATGGTCCCGGCCGGTGCGGCCACCCAGTCCACCGTCGACGAGCTCGCCGAGCTGCTGTCGCCGGGTGACATCGTGGTCGACGGCGGCAACTCGCGCTGGACCGACGACGAGAAGCACGCCGAGGAGCTGAAGGCCAAGGGCATCGGCTTCGTCGACTGCGGCGTCTCCGGCGGCGTGTGGGGCCTCGAGAACGGCTACGCCCTCATGTACGGAGGCGACAAGGAGCACGTCGCGACCGTGCAGCCGATCTTCGACGCCCTCAAGCCCGAGGGCGAGTTCGGCGCCGTGCACGCCGGCAAGGTCGGTGCGGGCCACTTCGCGAAGATGGTCCACAACGGCATCGAGTACGCCATGATGCAGGCCTACGCCGAGGGCTGGGAGCTCCTGGAGAAGGTGGACTCGGTCACCGACGTCCGCGAGGTATTCCGCTCCTGGCAGGAAGGGACGGTCATCCGTTCCTGGCTGCTGGACCTGGCCGTGAACGCACTCGACGAGGACGAGCACCTCGAGCAGCTGCGCGGCTTCGCCCAGGACTCGGGCGAGGGCCGCTGGACGGTGGAGGCGGCGATCGACAACGCCGTCCCGCTGCCGGCGATCACCGCCTCGCTGTTCGCGCGGTTCGCGTCGCGCCAGGACGACTCCCCGCAGATGAAGATGATCGCCGCGCTGCGCAACCAGTTCGGCGGCCACGCGGTGGAGAAGAAGTAA
- the dnaN gene encoding DNA polymerase III subunit beta, with protein sequence MKIRVERDVLAEAVAWAARSLPARPPVPVLAGLLLKAEEGTLSLSGFDYEVSARVSVEADVEEDGTVLVSGRLLADICRALPNRPVEISTDGVRATVVCGSSRFTLHTLPVEEYPALPQMPTATGTVPGEVFASAAAQVAIAAGRDDTLPVLTGVRIEIEGDRVTLASTDRYRFAVREFLWKPENPDASAVALVPAKTLLDTAKSLTSGDTVTLALSGSGAGEGLIGFEGAGRRTTTRLLEGDLPKYRTLFPTEFNSIAVIETAPFVEAVKRVALVAERNTPVRLSFEQGVLILEAGSSDDAQAVERVDAKLEGDDISIAFNPTFLLDGLSAIDSPAAQLSFTTSTKPALLSGRPAVDAEADEAYKYLIMPVRLSG encoded by the coding sequence GTGAAGATCCGGGTGGAGCGCGACGTACTCGCGGAGGCGGTGGCCTGGGCTGCCCGTAGCCTCCCGGCCCGGCCGCCGGTGCCCGTTCTCGCGGGCCTGCTGCTGAAGGCCGAAGAGGGCACCCTCAGCCTCTCCGGCTTCGACTACGAGGTCTCCGCCCGCGTCTCCGTCGAGGCGGACGTCGAGGAGGACGGCACGGTCCTCGTCTCCGGCCGGCTCCTCGCCGACATCTGCCGCGCTCTCCCCAACCGCCCGGTGGAGATTTCCACAGACGGTGTACGGGCGACCGTGGTCTGCGGCTCCTCGCGATTCACACTCCACACCCTGCCTGTGGAGGAATACCCGGCGCTGCCGCAGATGCCGACCGCGACCGGCACCGTGCCCGGTGAGGTCTTCGCCTCCGCCGCCGCCCAGGTCGCCATCGCCGCCGGCCGCGACGACACGCTGCCCGTGCTGACCGGTGTGCGCATCGAGATCGAGGGCGACCGCGTCACCCTGGCCTCCACCGACCGTTACCGCTTCGCGGTCCGCGAGTTCCTGTGGAAGCCGGAGAACCCGGACGCCTCCGCAGTGGCCCTGGTGCCCGCGAAGACCCTCCTGGACACCGCCAAGTCCCTGACCAGCGGTGACACCGTCACCCTGGCGCTGTCCGGCTCCGGCGCCGGTGAGGGCCTGATCGGTTTCGAGGGCGCCGGCCGCCGCACCACCACCCGCCTCCTCGAAGGCGACCTGCCGAAGTACCGCACGCTCTTCCCGACGGAGTTCAACTCCATCGCCGTGATCGAGACCGCCCCGTTCGTCGAGGCCGTCAAGCGCGTGGCCCTCGTCGCCGAGCGCAACACCCCGGTCCGCCTGAGCTTCGAGCAGGGCGTGCTGATCCTCGAGGCCGGCTCCTCCGACGACGCACAGGCTGTGGAGCGCGTCGACGCCAAGCTGGAGGGCGACGACATCTCGATCGCCTTCAACCCGACCTTCCTGCTCGACGGCCTGAGCGCGATCGACTCGCCCGCGGCCCAGCTCAGCTTCACCACGTCCACCAAGCCGGCGCTGCTCAGCGGCCGCCCCGCGGTGGACGCCGAAGCCGACGAGGCGTACAAGTACCTGATCATGCCGGTACGCCTCTCCGGTTGA
- the dnaA gene encoding chromosomal replication initiator protein DnaA, whose amino-acid sequence MADVPADLAAVWPRVLEKLLGEGQPGIEPKDKQWVERCQPLALVADTALLAVPNEWGKRVLEGRLAPLISDALSRECGRPIRIAITVDDSAGDSSPPAPTTQQQGAYEPYPGQRPGGPGGSSDDQLPTARPAYPDYQQQRSEPGAWPRGGQQDDYGWQQPRLGSFPERDPYASPQPGYLQQSEPPAYDQGSYDQQQYEQSPYDSQQQHQSRPSHQYEQQKYEQQQYEQPSPRQAPGRPSAAPAPSGGSTSGPLEPTARLNPKYLFDTFVIGASNRFAHAAAVAVAEAPAKAYNPLFIYGESGLGKTHLLHAIGHYARSLYPGTRVRYVSSEEFTNEFINSIRDGKGDAFRKRYREMDILLVDDIQFLASKESTQEEFFHTFNTLHNANKQIVLSSDRPPKQLVTLEDRLRNRFEWGLITDVQPPELETRIAILRKKAVQEQLNAPPEVLEFIASRISRNIRELEGALIRVTAFASLNRQPVDLGLTEDVLKNLIPGGEDSAPEITATDIMAATADYFGLTVDDLCGSSRSRVLVTARQIAMYLCRELTDLSLPKIGAQFGGRDHTTVMHADRKIRALMAERRSIYNQVTELTNRIKNG is encoded by the coding sequence GTGGCTGACGTACCTGCCGATCTTGCCGCAGTGTGGCCAAGGGTGCTCGAAAAGCTCCTCGGGGAGGGACAGCCGGGGATCGAGCCCAAGGACAAGCAGTGGGTCGAACGCTGCCAGCCCCTGGCACTCGTCGCCGACACCGCGCTGCTCGCCGTCCCCAACGAGTGGGGCAAGCGCGTCCTCGAGGGCCGCCTCGCCCCGCTGATCAGCGACGCCCTCAGCCGCGAGTGCGGCCGTCCCATCCGGATCGCCATCACCGTGGACGACTCCGCCGGCGACTCCTCGCCCCCCGCACCGACCACCCAGCAGCAGGGCGCCTACGAGCCGTATCCCGGCCAGCGGCCCGGCGGCCCGGGCGGCTCCTCGGACGACCAGCTCCCCACCGCCCGCCCCGCCTACCCGGACTACCAGCAGCAGCGCTCCGAGCCCGGCGCCTGGCCCCGGGGCGGCCAGCAGGACGACTACGGATGGCAGCAGCCCCGGCTCGGCAGCTTCCCCGAGCGCGACCCGTACGCCTCCCCGCAGCCGGGCTACCTCCAGCAGTCCGAGCCCCCGGCCTACGACCAGGGCTCCTACGACCAGCAGCAGTACGAGCAGTCCCCGTACGACTCCCAGCAGCAGCACCAGTCGCGGCCCTCCCATCAATACGAGCAGCAGAAGTACGAACAGCAGCAGTACGAGCAGCCCTCGCCCCGCCAGGCACCCGGCCGGCCCTCGGCCGCCCCGGCGCCGTCCGGCGGCTCCACCTCGGGCCCGCTCGAGCCGACCGCCCGGCTGAACCCCAAGTACCTGTTCGACACCTTCGTCATCGGCGCCTCCAACCGCTTCGCGCACGCCGCCGCGGTGGCCGTCGCCGAGGCACCCGCGAAGGCGTACAACCCGCTCTTCATCTACGGGGAGTCGGGACTCGGCAAGACCCATCTGCTGCACGCCATCGGGCACTACGCGCGGAGCCTGTACCCCGGCACCCGCGTGCGGTACGTGAGTTCCGAGGAGTTCACCAACGAGTTCATCAACTCCATCCGCGACGGCAAGGGCGACGCGTTCCGCAAGCGCTACCGCGAGATGGACATCCTGCTCGTCGACGACATCCAGTTCCTCGCGAGCAAGGAGTCGACGCAGGAGGAGTTCTTCCACACCTTCAACACACTCCACAACGCCAACAAGCAGATCGTGCTCTCCTCGGACCGGCCGCCCAAGCAGCTCGTCACCCTCGAGGACCGGCTCCGCAACCGCTTCGAGTGGGGCCTGATCACCGACGTCCAGCCGCCCGAGCTGGAGACCCGCATCGCGATCCTGCGCAAGAAGGCGGTCCAGGAGCAGCTCAACGCCCCGCCGGAGGTACTGGAGTTCATCGCCTCCCGCATCTCGCGCAACATCCGCGAGCTGGAGGGGGCGCTGATCCGGGTCACGGCCTTCGCGAGCCTCAACCGGCAGCCGGTCGACCTGGGCCTGACCGAGGACGTCCTCAAGAACCTGATCCCGGGCGGCGAGGACAGTGCGCCGGAGATCACGGCGACCGACATCATGGCGGCAACCGCCGACTACTTCGGGCTCACCGTGGACGACCTGTGCGGCTCCTCGCGCAGCCGGGTCCTGGTCACCGCCCGGCAGATCGCCATGTACCTGTGCCGGGAGCTCACCGACCTGTCCCTGCCCAAGATCGGGGCCCAGTTCGGCGGGCGCGACCACACCACGGTCATGCACGCCGACCGCAAGATCCGCGCCCTCATGGCGGAGCGCCGCTCCATCTACAACCAGGTCACCGAGCTCACCAACCGCATCAAGAACGGCTGA
- the rpmH gene encoding 50S ribosomal protein L34 codes for MSKRTFQPNNRRRAKTHGFRLRMRTRAGRAILANRRGKGRAALSA; via the coding sequence GTGAGCAAGCGCACCTTCCAGCCGAACAACCGCCGTCGTGCCAAGACCCACGGCTTCCGCCTGCGGATGCGTACCCGCGCCGGTCGCGCGATTCTCGCGAACCGCCGTGGCAAGGGCCGCGCCGCCCTTTCCGCGTAA
- the rnpA gene encoding ribonuclease P protein component, translated as MLSPENRLRRREDFASAVRRGRRAGRPLLVVHLRTSGATDPHESGEIDPSTRAGFVVSKAVGNAVIRNRVKRRLRHLVRQRLSQLPAGSLMVVRALPGAGDAGPDELARDLDAALVRLLGGVAR; from the coding sequence GTGCTGTCTCCCGAGAATCGGCTGAGGCGGCGCGAGGACTTCGCGAGCGCGGTACGCCGAGGTCGCCGGGCTGGTCGCCCGCTCCTCGTCGTCCACCTACGTACAAGCGGTGCAACGGACCCGCACGAGTCGGGGGAGATCGATCCCTCGACGCGTGCGGGTTTCGTCGTCAGCAAAGCTGTCGGCAACGCCGTCATACGTAACCGGGTGAAACGCCGTCTGCGCCATCTGGTCCGGCAGCGGCTGTCCCAGCTGCCCGCCGGTAGCCTGATGGTGGTACGTGCGTTGCCCGGAGCGGGCGATGCCGGCCCCGACGAGCTGGCCCGGGACCTGGATGCCGCTCTGGTGCGGCTCCTGGGAGGCGTGGCTCGATGA
- the yidD gene encoding membrane protein insertion efficiency factor YidD: MKYPLLALIKLYQWTISPLLGPVCRYYPSCSHYGYTAIDRHGAVKGTVLTAWRILRCNPWSPGGVDHVPPRKRPRWHEQLRSALRRSRNAQGA; this comes from the coding sequence ATGAAGTACCCGCTGCTCGCTTTGATCAAGCTGTACCAGTGGACGATCAGTCCGCTGCTCGGGCCGGTGTGCCGCTACTACCCCTCGTGCTCGCACTACGGGTACACGGCCATCGACCGGCATGGTGCGGTGAAGGGGACGGTTCTGACCGCCTGGCGGATCCTGCGGTGCAATCCGTGGTCCCCGGGTGGTGTGGACCACGTCCCACCTCGTAAACGCCCGCGTTGGCACGAGCAGCTGCGCAGTGCGTTGCGTAGATCTCGCAATGCTCAAGGAGCCTGA
- the yidC gene encoding membrane protein insertase YidC produces the protein MDTIASLFSFITTPVSWIIVQFHKLYGAIFGADSGWAWGLSIVSLVVLIRICLIPLFVKQIKATRGMQALQPKMKAIQERYKNDKQRQSEEMMKLYKETGTNPLSSCLPILAQSPFFFALYHVLANIADGKKIGAMDQQLVDSAREAKIFGAPIAAKFMDSPEKVEALGASLTDVRIVTAVMIVLMSLSQFYTQRQLMQKNVDLSVKTPFMQQQKMLMYIFPVIFAVMGINFPVGVLVYWMTTNVWTMGQQMYVINQNPTPGSMAQDQYLTRLLKHVSSHGELKSRGKKKVVAAIVAKGPDRNDNERKFISALTKQGMAAQADGSVIKSAEATLDSDAASGGVATKRQQPKRQSKSKRQTPPSKPSKK, from the coding sequence GTGGACACGATTGCCAGTCTGTTCAGCTTTATCACCACACCCGTTTCGTGGATCATCGTCCAGTTCCACAAGCTGTACGGGGCGATCTTCGGTGCGGACAGTGGGTGGGCCTGGGGCCTGTCCATCGTGTCCCTGGTGGTCTTGATCCGTATCTGCCTGATCCCGCTCTTCGTGAAGCAGATCAAGGCGACGCGCGGCATGCAGGCGCTCCAGCCGAAGATGAAGGCGATCCAGGAGCGCTACAAGAACGACAAGCAGCGTCAGTCCGAAGAGATGATGAAGCTGTACAAGGAGACGGGTACCAACCCGCTCTCCTCGTGCCTTCCCATCCTGGCGCAGTCCCCGTTCTTCTTCGCGCTCTACCACGTGCTGGCCAACATCGCCGACGGCAAGAAGATCGGCGCGATGGACCAGCAGCTGGTCGACAGCGCCCGTGAGGCCAAGATCTTCGGTGCGCCCATCGCCGCGAAGTTCATGGACAGCCCGGAGAAGGTCGAGGCTCTGGGAGCCTCCCTGACGGACGTCCGGATCGTGACCGCCGTCATGATCGTCCTGATGTCGCTGTCGCAGTTCTACACCCAGCGTCAGCTGATGCAGAAGAACGTCGACCTGTCGGTCAAGACGCCGTTCATGCAGCAGCAGAAGATGCTGATGTACATCTTCCCCGTGATCTTCGCGGTCATGGGCATCAACTTCCCCGTCGGTGTCCTCGTCTACTGGATGACCACCAACGTGTGGACCATGGGTCAGCAGATGTACGTGATCAACCAGAACCCGACGCCGGGCAGCATGGCCCAGGACCAGTACCTGACCCGCCTGCTGAAGCACGTCAGCTCGCACGGTGAGCTCAAGAGCCGGGGCAAGAAGAAGGTCGTCGCGGCGATCGTCGCCAAGGGCCCGGACCGCAACGACAACGAGCGCAAGTTCATCTCCGCGCTGACCAAGCAGGGCATGGCCGCTCAGGCGGACGGCTCGGTCATCAAGAGTGCTGAAGCCACCCTCGACTCCGACGCGGCGAGCGGCGGTGTGGCCACGAAGCGGCAGCAGCCCAAGCGGCAGTCGAAGTCGAAGCGTCAGACACCCCCCAGCAAGCCCTCCAAGAAGTAA
- a CDS encoding protein jag: MTEGTTTAAAESGDTLTRLEQEGEIAADYLEGLLDIADLDGDIDMDVEADRAAVSIVSDSASRDLQKLVGRDGEVLEALQELTRLAVHRETGDRSRLMLDVAGFRAKKREELAALGAQAAADVKASGEPLKLAPMTPFERKVVHDAVAAAGLRSESEGEEPQRFVVVLPA, encoded by the coding sequence GTGACGGAAGGCACCACCACCGCCGCCGCTGAGAGTGGCGACACCCTGACCCGCCTCGAGCAGGAGGGTGAGATCGCGGCCGACTACCTTGAGGGTCTGCTGGACATCGCCGACCTGGACGGCGACATCGACATGGACGTCGAGGCCGACCGGGCCGCGGTGTCGATCGTCAGCGACTCGGCCAGCCGCGACCTGCAGAAGCTCGTGGGCCGCGACGGCGAGGTTCTGGAGGCTCTGCAGGAGCTGACCCGCCTCGCCGTGCACCGGGAGACCGGGGACCGCAGCCGGCTGATGCTGGACGTCGCCGGGTTCCGCGCGAAGAAGCGCGAGGAGCTGGCGGCGCTGGGCGCCCAGGCCGCGGCGGACGTGAAGGCGTCCGGCGAGCCCCTGAAGCTGGCCCCGATGACCCCGTTCGAGCGCAAGGTCGTCCACGACGCCGTGGCGGCGGCCGGACTGCGGAGCGAGTCCGAGGGCGAGGAGCCGCAGCGCTTCGTCGTCGTGCTCCCGGCCTGA
- the rsmG gene encoding 16S rRNA (guanine(527)-N(7))-methyltransferase RsmG, which produces MTEAAAELPPAPEEARAVFGEFFPEAVRYAELLADAGVKRGLIGPREVPRLWERHLLNCAVLSEVVPQGVTVCDVGSGAGLPGIPLALVRRDLKITLLEPLLRRTTFLQEAVELLGLDHVTVVRGRAEEVLGKLQPVHVVTARAVAPLDRLAGWGVPLLRPYGEMLALKGDTAEEELVSAKTALTKLGVVKTSVLHVGEGVVDPLSTVVRVEVGESPGGVRFAAKRAKAARVGRTRRRR; this is translated from the coding sequence GTGACGGAGGCAGCAGCTGAGCTTCCCCCGGCGCCTGAAGAGGCGCGCGCGGTGTTCGGTGAGTTTTTCCCGGAAGCTGTGCGCTACGCGGAGCTGCTGGCCGACGCGGGAGTGAAGCGGGGCCTGATCGGGCCGCGCGAGGTGCCGCGGCTGTGGGAGCGGCATCTGCTGAACTGCGCTGTGCTGTCGGAGGTGGTCCCCCAGGGGGTCACCGTGTGCGACGTGGGCTCGGGCGCGGGTCTGCCCGGCATCCCGCTGGCTCTGGTACGGCGTGATCTGAAGATCACGCTGCTCGAGCCGCTGCTCCGGCGGACGACCTTCCTCCAGGAAGCCGTGGAGCTGCTGGGCCTGGACCACGTGACGGTGGTGCGCGGGCGGGCCGAGGAGGTCCTCGGGAAGCTCCAGCCGGTGCACGTGGTGACGGCCCGCGCGGTGGCTCCGCTGGACCGGCTGGCCGGCTGGGGCGTGCCCCTGCTGCGCCCCTACGGGGAGATGCTGGCGCTCAAGGGCGATACCGCCGAGGAGGAGCTGGTGTCGGCGAAGACCGCGCTGACGAAGCTCGGTGTGGTGAAGACCTCGGTGCTGCACGTCGGTGAGGGCGTAGTGGATCCCCTGTCGACGGTGGTGCGCGTGGAGGTCGGGGAGAGCCCCGGCGGGGTGAGGTTCGCGGCCAAGCGGGCCAAGGCGGCCCGGGTGGGCCGCACGCGCCGTCGTCGCTGA